In Dermatophilus congolensis, a genomic segment contains:
- a CDS encoding GMC family oxidoreductase, with protein sequence MMVPRRNLLTAGLTAGATLAAASAAALRHDWVPTPNAGPRRPTIDSSATDNRTEYDYIIIGSGAGGGPLAVRLAEAGHTVLVVDAGPATSSRDVYDVPAFHLFASSDPEISWDFWVKHYTDPTKHGSAYIPQHGGVLYPRASTLGGCTTHHALLMLAPELEDWNYIARHTGDPSWNAAIMNKYLQRVREWLPIETSPAALLARDTTLARIVTATITQHPAHNLTPADIDLNNLTAKGTLFDPNDPAAVEATRTGACLVPQSSRNGHRYGTRDRLLDAAPRLTRHLFFQTDALVERITFDRGRANRPRATGIDLVISPRAYGASPIQHRINTDQRNKNRRHITARREVIVAAGAFNTPQLLMLSGIGDPKQLQRHGIQTIIALPGVGENLQDRYEMTVVTEFDRRFALLRDAAFGAPSDLELQRWRSGDPNALYRSNGLLIGLKEKFDGGSDHPELFIFGAPSHFTGYRPNFAEDGVRSRRHFNWAIIRGYQQSMSGYVRLRSADPTTTPDINFRYFDDGTNTPGAQADLAAMRQGFRHARSVNDLARKLRFTDAARDHEIYPGPTINGPDLDNLIRRDAWGHHASCTAPMGPDNNPKAVLDSRFRVRGAENLRVVDASAFPKIPALFPLMAIYAASERAADVILNDARTTHTA encoded by the coding sequence ATGATGGTCCCCCGCCGAAACCTCCTCACAGCAGGACTCACCGCCGGAGCAACCCTCGCCGCAGCCAGCGCCGCAGCCCTACGCCACGACTGGGTCCCCACCCCCAACGCCGGCCCCCGACGCCCCACCATCGACAGCTCCGCCACCGACAACCGCACCGAATACGACTACATCATCATCGGCTCCGGAGCAGGCGGCGGCCCCCTCGCCGTCCGACTCGCCGAAGCAGGACACACCGTCCTCGTCGTCGACGCAGGCCCCGCCACCTCATCCCGCGACGTCTACGACGTCCCAGCCTTCCACCTCTTCGCCTCCTCCGACCCAGAAATCAGCTGGGACTTCTGGGTCAAGCACTACACCGACCCAACCAAACACGGCAGCGCATACATTCCCCAACACGGCGGAGTCCTCTACCCCCGAGCCTCCACCCTCGGCGGATGTACAACCCACCACGCCCTGCTCATGCTTGCCCCCGAACTCGAAGACTGGAACTACATCGCACGCCACACCGGCGACCCGTCCTGGAACGCCGCCATCATGAACAAATATCTCCAACGCGTCCGCGAATGGCTCCCCATCGAAACCAGCCCCGCAGCCCTGCTCGCCCGCGACACCACCCTCGCCCGCATCGTCACCGCAACCATCACCCAACACCCAGCCCACAACCTCACCCCCGCAGACATCGACCTCAACAACCTCACTGCCAAAGGCACCCTCTTCGACCCCAACGACCCCGCCGCCGTCGAAGCAACACGAACCGGTGCATGCCTCGTACCCCAATCCAGCCGCAACGGACACAGATACGGCACCCGAGACCGTCTCCTCGACGCCGCCCCACGCCTCACCAGACACCTCTTCTTCCAAACCGACGCCCTCGTCGAACGCATCACCTTCGACCGCGGCCGCGCCAACCGCCCCCGCGCCACCGGCATCGACCTGGTCATCTCACCCCGCGCCTACGGCGCCAGCCCCATCCAACACCGCATCAACACCGACCAACGCAACAAAAATCGCCGACACATCACCGCCCGCCGCGAAGTCATTGTCGCCGCCGGCGCATTCAACACCCCACAACTGCTCATGCTCTCCGGCATCGGCGACCCCAAACAACTGCAACGCCACGGCATCCAAACCATCATCGCCTTACCCGGCGTTGGCGAAAACCTCCAAGACCGATACGAAATGACCGTCGTCACAGAATTCGACCGCCGATTCGCCCTCCTACGCGACGCAGCCTTCGGCGCCCCCAGCGACCTCGAACTCCAACGCTGGCGCTCCGGCGACCCCAACGCCCTCTACCGCTCCAACGGCCTACTCATCGGACTCAAAGAAAAATTCGACGGCGGCTCCGACCACCCAGAACTCTTCATCTTCGGTGCACCCTCCCACTTCACCGGTTACCGACCCAACTTCGCCGAAGACGGAGTCCGCAGCCGCCGCCACTTCAACTGGGCCATCATCCGCGGATACCAACAAAGCATGTCCGGATACGTCCGCCTCCGCTCCGCCGACCCCACCACCACACCCGACATCAACTTCCGCTACTTCGACGACGGAACCAACACCCCCGGCGCACAAGCCGACCTCGCAGCCATGCGACAAGGCTTCCGCCACGCCCGCTCCGTCAACGACCTCGCCCGCAAACTCCGCTTCACAGACGCCGCCCGCGACCACGAAATCTACCCAGGACCCACCATCAACGGACCCGACCTCGACAACCTCATCCGCCGCGACGCATGGGGCCACCACGCCTCATGCACCGCACCCATGGGCCCAGACAACAACCCCAAAGCAGTCCTAGACTCCCGCTTCCGTGTCCGCGGCGCCGAAAACCTCCGCGTCGTCGACGCATCCGCCTTCCCTAAAATCCCCGCACTCTTCCCACTCATGGCCATCTACGCCGCCAGCGAACGCGCCGCCGATGTCATCCTCAACGACGCCCGAACTACCCACACCGCATAA
- a CDS encoding GMC family oxidoreductase N-terminal domain-containing protein — translation MTTTPTTPNTHTTGPHPTWPRLETEHLPTDADTVIIGSGFGGSVAAARLAQAGKDILLLERGREWIPGEFPDDFASVRRNIRTRHNPMGLFDLALGLDVDRLIANGLGGGSLIYANVMLPPEPEVFNDPHWPEGINLRTLTPYIGRVRAMLRPEHVQRAPKHVEPLTGLAHHHKLPVKPVPVAVNLTRPNEPNPHGIQQNTCTHCGNCVTGCNVGAKTTMRASYLPLAHSAGARIVTRTEVRTIEPSPNPHHRWRLRGWRLNYVGAHYERTPFTLDCTTVILSAGALGTTALLLRSSAAGLALSPNLGHRFSGNADSLALSYNAGITRQAGIGARDQFAPDSEYGPTIARMIDRRNGAHGHLIQDAVIPYPIATMLRRLLAGRFALSGDERIYCDLRPGGCPPGCSAIEHSQLWLAMGTDEANGTVRLGPRGEPTVHWPDAHRQNIYRQQQDDFAHLSETGESIHISNPRHLVRRSGIPAQSPVTVHALGGAAVGPNVDTGVIDRDHRVYTGHGNTTGTAVHPGLYVIDGAASPTSLGANPALTIAALAERAAERLLHHENETP, via the coding sequence ATGACCACAACACCAACAACACCCAACACACACACCACCGGCCCCCACCCCACCTGGCCACGACTCGAAACCGAACACCTCCCCACCGACGCCGACACCGTCATCATCGGCTCCGGATTCGGCGGCTCCGTCGCCGCCGCACGCCTAGCCCAAGCAGGAAAAGACATCCTCCTACTCGAACGTGGCCGCGAATGGATACCCGGCGAATTCCCCGACGACTTCGCCAGCGTCCGCCGCAACATCCGCACCCGCCACAACCCCATGGGCCTATTCGACCTCGCCCTAGGCCTAGACGTAGACCGCCTCATCGCCAACGGTCTCGGCGGCGGATCCCTCATCTACGCCAACGTCATGCTCCCCCCAGAACCAGAAGTCTTCAACGACCCCCACTGGCCCGAAGGCATCAACCTACGCACCCTCACCCCCTACATCGGGCGAGTCCGAGCCATGCTTCGCCCCGAACACGTCCAACGAGCCCCCAAACACGTCGAACCCCTCACCGGCCTAGCCCACCACCACAAACTCCCCGTCAAACCCGTCCCCGTAGCCGTCAACCTCACCCGCCCCAACGAACCCAACCCCCACGGAATCCAACAAAACACCTGCACACACTGCGGAAACTGCGTCACCGGATGCAACGTTGGCGCAAAAACCACCATGCGAGCCAGCTACCTACCCCTAGCCCACAGCGCAGGCGCCCGCATCGTCACCCGCACCGAAGTCCGCACCATCGAACCCTCACCCAACCCCCACCATCGCTGGCGCCTACGCGGATGGCGCCTCAACTACGTCGGCGCCCACTACGAACGCACACCCTTCACCCTCGACTGCACCACCGTCATCCTCTCCGCCGGAGCACTAGGAACCACCGCCCTGCTCCTACGCAGCTCCGCCGCCGGCCTCGCCCTCTCACCCAACCTCGGACACCGATTCTCCGGCAATGCCGACTCCCTCGCCCTCTCCTACAACGCAGGTATCACCCGCCAAGCAGGAATCGGTGCCCGCGACCAATTCGCCCCTGACAGCGAATACGGCCCCACCATCGCCCGCATGATCGACCGCCGAAACGGTGCCCACGGCCACCTCATCCAAGACGCAGTCATCCCATACCCCATCGCAACCATGTTGCGCCGCCTCCTCGCTGGACGCTTTGCCCTCAGCGGAGACGAACGCATCTACTGCGACCTACGCCCTGGCGGATGCCCACCCGGCTGCAGCGCCATCGAACACTCTCAACTCTGGCTAGCAATGGGAACAGACGAAGCCAACGGCACCGTCCGACTCGGACCCCGCGGCGAACCCACCGTCCACTGGCCCGACGCCCACCGCCAAAACATCTACCGCCAACAACAAGACGACTTCGCCCACCTAAGCGAAACCGGAGAATCCATCCACATCTCCAACCCTCGACACCTCGTCCGACGCAGCGGAATCCCCGCACAATCCCCCGTCACAGTCCACGCCCTCGGCGGAGCAGCCGTGGGGCCCAACGTCGATACAGGCGTCATCGACCGCGACCACCGCGTCTACACAGGACACGGCAACACCACAGGTACCGCCGTTCACCCCGGCCTCTACGTCATCGACGGTGCAGCCAGCCCAACATCCCTGGGCGCCAACCCCGCACTCACTATCGCTGCACTCGCAGAACGCGCAGCCGAACGCCTCCTCCACCACGAGAACGAGACCCCATGA
- a CDS encoding alpha/beta hydrolase has product MNTFLNAIRNCLRGSFLVLALIISIIATILLDVRDLRSPANAKTDMPPASVAPWHDPSWTPSTTVPGLHTRQLDIGDLAGGGTTRVGVLEPTIPAVADVLFIHGHADRLDNHRALFTSLAQRGMRVISYDLPSHGKSRLAPIDRWSIDDLTELTARVEHATHTKHPLILSGWSFGGLIATRIAQEPTRLHRFSRPIRALILETPAVAPLPFVGGDGIARARTLTHDTDAPVAAPPTPASPFYNPLFATRLLTEATIAAAHPLPVGLPTLIIGSDPEHDRYIDAKKVATWATGVAKKTGANITFRTCHGARHGVDIEAWPIGPAANHHITNFIAKTLTLATAATRTSNSTPTPTEVTTACR; this is encoded by the coding sequence ATGAACACCTTCCTCAACGCCATACGCAACTGCCTACGCGGCAGCTTCCTCGTCCTCGCCCTCATCATCTCCATCATCGCCACAATCCTTCTCGACGTCCGCGACCTGCGCAGCCCAGCCAACGCAAAAACCGACATGCCACCGGCATCAGTCGCCCCCTGGCACGACCCCTCTTGGACACCTTCTACCACCGTCCCCGGATTACACACCCGCCAACTCGACATAGGCGACCTTGCTGGCGGCGGAACCACCCGCGTCGGTGTCCTCGAACCCACCATTCCAGCCGTCGCCGATGTTCTCTTCATCCACGGCCACGCCGACCGACTCGACAACCACCGCGCACTCTTCACCAGCCTCGCGCAACGCGGCATGCGCGTCATCTCCTACGACCTGCCCTCCCACGGCAAATCCCGCCTAGCTCCCATTGACCGCTGGAGCATCGACGACCTCACCGAACTCACAGCCCGAGTCGAACACGCCACCCACACCAAACACCCACTCATCCTCTCCGGATGGTCCTTCGGCGGACTCATCGCCACCCGCATCGCACAAGAACCAACCCGCCTACATCGATTCTCCCGCCCCATTCGCGCACTTATCCTCGAAACCCCCGCCGTCGCCCCTCTGCCCTTCGTCGGAGGCGACGGCATCGCTCGAGCACGCACCCTCACCCACGACACAGACGCTCCCGTAGCCGCCCCACCCACACCCGCATCACCCTTCTATAACCCTCTCTTCGCCACCCGACTTCTCACCGAAGCCACCATTGCTGCAGCACACCCCCTTCCGGTCGGGCTACCTACGCTCATCATCGGATCCGACCCCGAACACGACCGCTACATCGACGCTAAAAAAGTTGCCACGTGGGCTACAGGTGTAGCTAAAAAGACCGGTGCCAACATCACCTTCCGAACCTGCCACGGTGCTCGCCATGGCGTTGACATCGAAGCCTGGCCAATCGGACCAGCCGCCAATCACCACATCACCAACTTCATCGCCAAAACTCTCACCCTCGCTACTGCTGCTACCCGCACCAGCAACTCAACCCCCACACCCACGGAAGTGACCACAGCATGTCGGTGA
- a CDS encoding PTS sugar transporter subunit IIA: MLDLLRKWKRQIVGETHMEPHVAHEALYRPVQGRAVDITEVPDPVFAQKIMGDGFAVLPDEGVFRAPVAGELVLVAETMHAFAIRTDAGAEVLVHIGIDTVGLKGEGFTAHAQAGRWVQAGEPIISCDLRSQEAKVPSMITPVVVTNGDRFTMTGRNLSAANDGAVAVIVSN; encoded by the coding sequence ATGTTGGACCTGCTGCGTAAATGGAAACGACAGATCGTCGGAGAGACGCACATGGAGCCGCACGTTGCGCATGAAGCTTTATATCGGCCGGTACAAGGCCGAGCTGTTGATATCACGGAGGTACCGGACCCCGTATTCGCTCAAAAAATTATGGGAGATGGCTTCGCAGTTCTTCCGGATGAGGGTGTGTTCCGTGCTCCGGTGGCAGGTGAGCTTGTGCTGGTAGCTGAGACCATGCACGCGTTTGCGATTCGCACGGACGCTGGTGCAGAAGTATTGGTTCACATCGGTATCGACACAGTGGGTCTTAAAGGTGAGGGGTTTACGGCGCATGCTCAGGCTGGGCGGTGGGTGCAAGCTGGGGAACCGATCATCTCGTGTGACCTTAGGTCACAGGAGGCAAAGGTTCCATCGATGATTACGCCCGTAGTTGTGACAAACGGTGACCGTTTCACAATGACAGGACGCAATTTGAGCGCTGCGAACGATGGTGCTGTTGCAGTCATCGTGTCGAACTGA
- a CDS encoding PRD domain-containing protein encodes MGSQVTVRRVYNNNVVLGVEDGAEVVLLGKGIGFGRKPGDEVDTEGVQRFVEELPYKAARVADVLSGATMEETEVARAIVAIGRDALGLSVGQALLLPVLDHLSVAVKRVKMGITVDFPLRWEVGHVFPEESAAGREAMHLANARLGVVLQEDEWVAFALHFVNHRWAGGDLSRTLSMTETIRRSFSLLEESWGRAIDENSMNAARFVTHMRYLFVRALESRQLDDVGVDLLAPVRARSPEAVRAALGLRELVEEALGVSLTEGEVGYLVLHTVRLYAELGMERPGSGG; translated from the coding sequence ATGGGGTCACAGGTAACAGTTCGGCGGGTTTACAACAACAATGTCGTCCTCGGCGTTGAGGATGGCGCGGAGGTTGTTCTTCTCGGTAAAGGCATTGGATTTGGGCGTAAGCCAGGCGATGAGGTTGACACCGAGGGGGTACAGCGTTTCGTTGAGGAGCTGCCATATAAGGCGGCGCGTGTTGCCGATGTGCTCAGCGGGGCGACGATGGAAGAGACAGAGGTTGCGCGTGCCATCGTCGCCATCGGTAGAGATGCGTTGGGGCTTTCGGTAGGGCAGGCGCTGTTGTTGCCAGTGCTGGACCACCTGTCGGTTGCGGTGAAGCGAGTGAAGATGGGTATCACGGTCGACTTCCCGTTGCGGTGGGAGGTTGGGCATGTGTTTCCGGAGGAGAGCGCGGCAGGCCGTGAGGCGATGCATTTGGCGAATGCGCGCCTGGGGGTGGTGTTACAGGAAGACGAGTGGGTGGCGTTTGCTTTGCACTTTGTGAATCATCGGTGGGCTGGTGGTGATTTGAGTCGGACGTTGAGCATGACTGAAACGATTCGGCGGTCGTTCTCGCTATTGGAGGAGTCGTGGGGGAGGGCAATTGACGAGAACTCGATGAATGCTGCTCGGTTTGTGACGCATATGCGTTATTTATTTGTGCGGGCTTTGGAGAGCCGGCAGTTAGATGATGTGGGTGTGGATTTGTTGGCGCCGGTGCGGGCGCGTTCGCCGGAGGCGGTGCGGGCTGCGTTGGGGTTACGTGAGTTGGTAGAGGAGGCGTTGGGGGTGTCTCTGACTGAGGGAGAGGTGGGTTATTTGGTGTTGCATACGGTGCGTTTGTATGCGGAGTTAGGGATGGAACGTCCAGGTTCTGGTGGGTGA
- a CDS encoding methylated-DNA--[protein]-cysteine S-methyltransferase codes for MTDTPRLPGLACHFARPYQPPRPHQHTDTMTTHHFTYITINTPIGELLIAQAQERVIYIAFGSENHTTALTRITNTTGPGTHHETPILHTARTQLTEYFTGTRHHFTLPLDHRMSTPFRRTIQTHLTTIPYGSTLTYTQLATQAGHPTAIRAAATACATNPLPLLLPCHRIIRANGNPGQYRGGTEAKKWLLTHEKTTPTTPNSPTRTWTFHP; via the coding sequence ATGACCGACACACCCAGGCTACCCGGACTAGCATGCCACTTCGCCCGCCCCTACCAACCACCCCGACCCCACCAGCACACTGACACCATGACCACTCACCACTTCACCTACATAACCATCAACACCCCCATCGGCGAACTACTCATCGCACAAGCCCAAGAACGCGTCATCTACATCGCCTTCGGCAGCGAAAACCACACCACCGCCCTCACCCGCATTACCAACACCACCGGCCCCGGCACACACCACGAAACACCCATCCTCCACACCGCCAGAACCCAACTCACCGAATACTTCACCGGCACACGCCACCACTTCACCCTCCCCCTAGACCACCGCATGAGCACGCCCTTCCGACGCACCATCCAAACTCACCTCACCACCATCCCCTACGGATCCACCCTCACCTACACCCAACTCGCCACCCAAGCAGGACACCCCACAGCTATCCGCGCCGCAGCCACCGCATGCGCTACCAACCCGCTACCTCTCCTCCTGCCCTGTCACCGCATCATCCGCGCCAACGGCAACCCCGGACAGTACCGAGGCGGCACCGAAGCCAAAAAATGGCTTCTCACACACGAAAAAACCACCCCAACCACGCCCAACTCACCCACCAGAACCTGGACGTTCCATCCCTAA
- the purL gene encoding phosphoribosylformylglycinamidine synthase, producing the protein MSSPSVPSASLLSAGSVLEGSSDPVYEVTFIPGGSALSDFRVAALLRRLRSVDERIVGVDAQFVHVVASDSPLDEAGCERLASILEYGDAYSGPSVGEGRVGVVVAPRFGTISPWASKATDILHNCGIAIHRVERVTQFVLTLSGVGAEAGLADEQWVDAAGVLHDRMTETVLRGVDEARLVFAEREPADLGRVDVLGLGRDSLVEANTALGLALSDDEIDYLVDAFVGLGRNPSDVELMMFAQANSEHCRHKIFNADFVIDGQRQDLSLFGMIRHTEKMNGQNTIVAYKDNAAIMAGGEVTRWLPAVTDAQGEAHKYSGRMGDVHVLMKVETHNHPTAISPFPGAATGAGGEIRDEGATGRGSAPKAGLTGFVVSNLHLPGTNEPWEVGDCDEQGRRRFPAHVASPLDIMIEAPIGAAAFNNEFGRPGLGGFFRVYEQTVDGVRRGYHKPIMSAGGLGSIDAGQTEKVPFEAGSLLVQLGGPGMRIGMGGGAASSMAAGTNAADLDFDSVQRGNPEMERRAQEVINACWSLGSGNPILAIHDVGAGGLSNAFPELVSDAGRGARFDIRAVPVEESGLTPAEIWCNESQERYVLAIAPESLPMFREIAERERCPFAVVGAATDDGRLVLEAADVLCAEAGGDGAVESGADAPIDMPLEVLLGKAPKMTRDVARVRRSTPRLDVAAFHGSKKGAGALRDAAYAVLRHPSVASKRFLITIGDRTVGGFSHRDQMVGPHQVPVADVAVTLSDHFSFAGQAMSSGERMPVAAVNAPASGRLAVGEAITNLLAAPVESLESVKISANWMAAAGEEGEDAALYDTVRAVAMDLLPELGIGVPVGKDSLSMRTQWTDEVTGETCKVTSPVSLVISAFASLSDVRGTLTPALPKNRETTLLLVDLGEGERRLGGSMFAQVNGVFGGATPDVVRPSHLVDLTRAMTALREAGVIVAYHDRSDGGLWAATVEMGFAGSTGLTLDVPDVATLFTEELGVVLGIPSERAGKAEAILAAHGLGEITHRVGTTRGDRRVQVVIDGAKVMDEALADLGAVWDETSVRISQLRDNPECARQEHEAFTAALAGKCEGVTELSVAPTFDPNDDVAAPFYNAGARPRLAVLREQGVNSHVETAWAFDQAGFDTFDVHMTDLQTGRIDLSSMVGLVAAGGFSYGDTLGAGEGWARSVLYNPHLLEIFTDFFARPDTFGLGICNGCQMFAALADLIPGAQAWPRFSRNLSEQYEARLAQIEVLDSPSIFFAGMAGSSLPIVVAHGEGRADFSVRGDAAEVVRVMRYTDASGAPAVSYPANPNGSAEGLTAVTTPDGRFTAMMPHPERVARNVQFSWTDQPVEGTSPWMRLFRNARAHIG; encoded by the coding sequence ATGTCTTCGCCGTCTGTTCCTTCCGCATCATTGTTGAGCGCTGGCTCTGTGTTGGAGGGAAGTTCTGATCCTGTGTATGAAGTTACTTTTATTCCTGGTGGGTCGGCGCTTTCTGATTTTCGGGTAGCTGCGCTGCTTCGCCGTTTGCGTAGTGTTGATGAGCGCATTGTTGGTGTTGATGCGCAGTTTGTGCATGTGGTGGCTTCTGATTCGCCGTTGGATGAGGCGGGTTGTGAGCGGTTGGCGTCGATTCTTGAGTACGGGGATGCGTATTCAGGGCCATCAGTGGGTGAGGGCCGGGTTGGTGTGGTTGTGGCGCCGCGGTTTGGAACTATTTCGCCGTGGGCGAGTAAGGCCACGGATATCCTGCACAACTGCGGGATTGCTATTCACCGTGTGGAGCGGGTGACTCAGTTTGTTTTGACGTTGAGTGGGGTGGGTGCAGAGGCTGGTTTGGCTGATGAGCAGTGGGTTGATGCTGCTGGGGTGTTGCATGACCGTATGACGGAGACGGTTTTGCGGGGGGTGGATGAGGCGAGGTTGGTGTTTGCTGAGCGTGAGCCTGCCGATTTGGGGCGGGTTGATGTGTTGGGTCTGGGGCGTGATTCGTTGGTGGAGGCGAACACGGCGCTGGGTTTGGCGCTTTCTGATGATGAGATTGATTACTTGGTGGACGCGTTTGTGGGGTTGGGGCGTAATCCGAGTGATGTTGAGTTGATGATGTTCGCGCAGGCGAATTCGGAGCATTGCCGTCACAAGATTTTTAATGCTGATTTTGTGATTGATGGGCAGCGTCAGGATTTGTCGCTGTTCGGGATGATTCGGCACACCGAGAAGATGAATGGCCAGAACACGATTGTGGCGTATAAGGATAATGCCGCGATTATGGCTGGTGGGGAGGTTACTCGGTGGTTGCCTGCGGTTACTGATGCTCAGGGTGAGGCACATAAGTATTCGGGCCGTATGGGTGATGTGCATGTGTTGATGAAGGTGGAGACGCATAATCACCCGACGGCGATTTCACCGTTCCCGGGTGCTGCTACGGGTGCTGGTGGTGAGATTCGTGATGAGGGTGCTACGGGTCGGGGTTCGGCGCCGAAGGCGGGGCTGACTGGGTTTGTGGTGTCGAATCTGCATCTTCCGGGTACGAATGAGCCCTGGGAGGTGGGTGATTGTGATGAGCAGGGGCGCCGTCGTTTCCCGGCGCATGTGGCTTCTCCGTTGGACATCATGATTGAGGCGCCGATTGGTGCGGCTGCGTTCAACAATGAGTTTGGACGCCCAGGTTTGGGTGGCTTTTTCCGTGTGTATGAGCAGACGGTGGATGGGGTGCGCCGTGGCTATCACAAGCCGATCATGTCTGCTGGTGGTTTGGGCTCTATTGATGCTGGTCAGACGGAGAAGGTTCCGTTTGAGGCTGGTTCGCTTTTGGTTCAGCTGGGTGGGCCGGGTATGCGTATTGGTATGGGTGGTGGCGCTGCCAGTTCGATGGCTGCGGGGACGAATGCTGCTGATTTGGACTTTGATTCTGTTCAGCGTGGTAACCCGGAGATGGAGCGTCGTGCGCAGGAAGTGATTAACGCGTGTTGGTCGTTGGGGTCGGGGAACCCGATTTTGGCGATTCACGATGTTGGTGCCGGTGGTTTGTCTAATGCTTTTCCTGAGCTGGTTAGTGATGCCGGTCGAGGGGCGCGGTTCGATATTCGTGCGGTTCCGGTAGAGGAAAGTGGTCTGACGCCGGCGGAGATTTGGTGTAACGAGTCGCAGGAACGGTACGTGTTGGCGATTGCGCCGGAGTCGTTGCCTATGTTCCGTGAAATTGCTGAGCGTGAGCGGTGTCCGTTCGCTGTTGTTGGTGCGGCTACTGATGATGGCCGGTTGGTGTTGGAAGCTGCGGATGTGCTCTGTGCTGAGGCTGGGGGTGACGGCGCGGTTGAGAGCGGTGCGGATGCGCCGATTGATATGCCTCTTGAGGTGTTGTTGGGTAAGGCACCGAAGATGACACGTGATGTGGCTCGGGTGAGGCGGAGTACGCCTCGTTTGGATGTGGCTGCGTTCCACGGGTCGAAGAAGGGTGCTGGGGCTCTTCGGGATGCTGCGTATGCGGTGTTGCGGCATCCGTCGGTGGCCAGTAAGCGTTTCTTGATCACTATTGGTGACCGCACGGTGGGTGGTTTTTCGCATCGTGACCAGATGGTTGGGCCTCACCAGGTTCCTGTTGCTGATGTTGCGGTGACGTTGTCTGATCATTTCTCTTTCGCGGGTCAGGCGATGAGTTCGGGGGAGCGGATGCCGGTTGCGGCGGTGAATGCTCCTGCTTCTGGTCGTTTGGCTGTGGGTGAGGCCATCACGAATTTGCTGGCTGCTCCGGTTGAGTCACTTGAGAGTGTGAAGATTTCGGCTAACTGGATGGCTGCTGCTGGTGAGGAGGGTGAAGACGCAGCGCTGTATGACACGGTTCGTGCTGTGGCGATGGATTTGCTTCCTGAGCTGGGGATTGGTGTGCCGGTTGGCAAGGATTCGTTGTCTATGCGTACGCAGTGGACTGATGAGGTTACGGGGGAGACGTGCAAGGTTACGTCCCCGGTCTCTTTGGTTATTTCTGCGTTTGCGTCGTTGTCGGATGTGCGTGGCACGCTTACTCCGGCTTTGCCGAAGAATCGTGAGACGACGCTTTTGCTTGTTGATTTGGGTGAGGGCGAGCGTCGTTTGGGTGGTTCGATGTTTGCTCAGGTCAATGGTGTTTTCGGGGGGGCTACGCCTGATGTGGTGAGGCCGTCTCATCTTGTTGACCTGACGCGGGCGATGACTGCGTTGCGGGAAGCGGGAGTGATTGTGGCTTACCACGACCGTTCTGATGGTGGTTTGTGGGCTGCCACGGTTGAGATGGGTTTTGCTGGTAGCACGGGGTTGACTCTCGATGTGCCGGATGTGGCGACGCTTTTCACTGAAGAGCTTGGGGTTGTGCTTGGCATTCCTTCTGAACGGGCAGGTAAGGCTGAGGCTATTCTGGCTGCTCACGGGTTGGGTGAGATCACGCATCGTGTGGGTACTACGCGTGGTGACCGGCGTGTTCAGGTTGTTATTGATGGTGCGAAGGTCATGGATGAGGCTTTGGCTGATCTGGGTGCGGTCTGGGATGAGACGTCTGTTCGGATTAGTCAGCTGCGCGATAACCCTGAGTGTGCGCGACAGGAGCATGAGGCTTTTACGGCGGCGTTGGCTGGTAAATGTGAGGGTGTTACTGAGCTTTCGGTTGCTCCGACGTTTGATCCCAATGATGATGTTGCTGCGCCGTTCTATAACGCTGGGGCGCGTCCACGTCTTGCTGTGTTGCGTGAGCAGGGCGTGAACTCTCATGTGGAGACGGCGTGGGCGTTTGATCAGGCCGGTTTTGACACGTTTGACGTGCACATGACTGATCTGCAGACGGGGCGGATTGACCTGTCGAGCATGGTTGGTTTGGTTGCTGCAGGTGGATTCTCTTATGGAGACACGCTGGGTGCTGGTGAGGGCTGGGCGCGTTCGGTGCTGTACAACCCTCATTTGCTTGAGATTTTCACTGACTTCTTTGCTCGTCCGGACACTTTTGGTTTGGGTATTTGCAACGGATGTCAGATGTTTGCGGCGTTGGCTGACCTTATTCCGGGTGCGCAGGCGTGGCCGCGTTTTTCTCGGAATCTTTCTGAGCAGTATGAGGCGCGTCTTGCTCAAATCGAGGTGTTGGATTCGCCATCGATTTTCTTTGCGGGCATGGCTGGTTCGAGTTTGCCGATTGTGGTGGCTCATGGTGAGGGGCGTGCTGACTTCTCGGTGCGTGGTGATGCTGCCGAGGTGGTGCGTGTGATGCGGTACACGGATGCTAGTGGTGCACCGGCTGTTTCTTATCCCGCTAACCCGAATGGCTCAGCGGAGGGTCTGACTGCGGTGACTACCCCTGATGGGCGTTTCACTGCGATGATGCCTCACCCGGAGCGGGTAGCTCGAAATGTGCAGTTCTCGTGGACGGATCAGCCTGTTGAGGGCACGAGTCCGTGGATGAGGCTGTTCCGGAATGCGCGGGCTCACATCGGGTGA